One Burkholderiales bacterium genomic window carries:
- the purM gene encoding phosphoribosylformylglycinamidine cyclo-ligase — MKRSSAAEPLDYRAAGVDIAAGDQLVENIKPLARKTLREGVLAGIGGFGALFEISRKYREPVLVSGTDGVGTKLKLAFALGRHDTVGIDLVAMSVNDILVQGAEPLFFLDYFACGKLDVDVATRVVAGIARGCEQAGCALIGGETAEMPGMYPAGEYDLAGFAVGVVEKSAIVDGRDIVPGDVVIGLASSGAHSNGYSLIRKIIETRGIDLAADFHGKPLADAVMAPTRIYVKPLLELIAAVPVKGMAHITGGGLLENIPRVLSDRLRAVLDKRSWIRPPLFDWLQREGAIDEQEMHRVFNCGIGMVVIVAAEDEARALQCLRNTHESAARIGSIAARQPDQARTVVMD, encoded by the coding sequence TTGAAACGCTCCTCCGCAGCCGAACCCCTCGATTACCGCGCCGCCGGCGTTGACATTGCCGCCGGCGATCAACTGGTCGAAAACATCAAGCCGCTCGCCCGGAAAACGTTGCGCGAAGGTGTTCTGGCGGGCATTGGCGGCTTTGGCGCGCTGTTCGAAATCTCCAGAAAATATCGCGAGCCGGTGCTGGTTTCCGGAACCGACGGCGTCGGCACCAAACTCAAGCTCGCGTTCGCACTGGGTCGGCACGATACGGTCGGCATTGATCTGGTCGCGATGAGCGTCAACGATATTCTGGTGCAGGGCGCCGAGCCGCTGTTCTTTCTCGATTATTTCGCCTGCGGCAAACTCGATGTCGATGTCGCGACGCGCGTCGTTGCCGGGATTGCGCGCGGCTGCGAACAGGCCGGCTGCGCGCTGATCGGCGGCGAAACCGCTGAGATGCCCGGCATGTACCCGGCCGGCGAATACGATCTCGCGGGGTTTGCCGTCGGCGTGGTCGAAAAAAGCGCGATCGTCGATGGCCGCGATATTGTGCCCGGCGATGTTGTCATCGGTTTGGCCTCATCCGGCGCGCATTCCAACGGGTATTCGCTGATCCGCAAAATTATCGAAACGCGCGGCATCGACCTCGCCGCCGACTTCCACGGCAAGCCGCTGGCCGATGCGGTGATGGCGCCGACGCGCATTTACGTCAAGCCGCTGCTCGAATTGATCGCGGCCGTACCGGTTAAAGGCATGGCGCACATTACTGGCGGTGGTTTGCTCGAAAACATTCCGCGCGTTCTTTCCGATCGGTTACGCGCAGTATTGGATAAACGGAGCTGGATCAGGCCGCCGCTATTCGACTGGCTGCAGCGCGAAGGCGCTATCGACGAGCAGGAGATGCACCGCGTGTTCAACTGCGGCATCGGCATGGTCGTGATCGTTGCCGCCGAGGATGAGGCGCGCGCGTTGCAATGCCTGCGCAATACGCATGAATCCGCTGCGCGCATCGGCAGCATCGCGGCGCGCCAACCGGATCAGGCGAGAACTGTTGTGATGGACTGA
- a CDS encoding phosphoribosylglycinamide formyltransferase, with translation MQNIVVLISGRGSNLRAILEAIDAGLPLRVACVISDKPAAAGLELARRRGIASRVVEHRAGPSQEPPDQRAGFDHALAAAIDEFDPALIVLAGFMRILSAGFVARYAGRMMNIHPSLLPAFPGLHTHRRALEAGVKIHGCTVHFVTEALDNGPIIAQAAVVVQDDDTEASLAARVLEQEHRIYPLALRLFAGNRLRITGNRVRVAVGGEVGFAVDDTAVNQNTNFPNLTT, from the coding sequence ATGCAAAACATCGTCGTCCTGATCTCCGGACGAGGCAGCAACTTGCGGGCAATTCTGGAGGCGATCGATGCCGGCTTGCCGCTGCGCGTTGCCTGCGTGATCAGCGACAAACCGGCCGCAGCCGGCCTCGAACTCGCGCGTCGGCGCGGCATCGCGAGCCGCGTTGTCGAACATCGCGCCGGCCCATCGCAAGAGCCGCCCGATCAGCGCGCCGGCTTCGACCATGCGCTCGCTGCCGCAATTGACGAATTCGACCCCGCGCTCATCGTGTTGGCCGGATTCATGCGCATCTTGTCGGCCGGATTCGTGGCGCGCTATGCCGGCCGCATGATGAATATCCATCCGTCATTGCTGCCCGCATTTCCCGGACTGCACACGCATCGCCGTGCGCTGGAAGCCGGGGTAAAAATTCACGGCTGCACCGTGCACTTTGTGACCGAGGCGCTCGATAACGGGCCGATCATCGCACAGGCCGCCGTGGTGGTCCAAGACGACGACACCGAAGCCAGCCTGGCGGCGCGTGTGCTCGAACAGGAGCACCGGATTTACCCGTTGGCGTTACGCTTGTTTGCCGGGAACCGGCTGCGCATTACCGGCAATCGCGTGCGTGTCGCGGTCGGCGGCGAGGTCGGCTTCGCGGTGGATGACACCGCCGTGAATCAGAACACCAACTTTCCGAACCTCACGACATGA
- a CDS encoding DUF3108 domain-containing protein, which produces MTNIVESVIAVLVLSVAAFAAAANSPAPNLPEKINLSYEITSGGGVVGVAEQTVTRDGAEYAITNQMTPKGLLALFNKDAIEQSSRGSITANGLRPEEYRDRRGGKAPTVATFNWDAASLNLLRQGRETRLPLEKNTLDRLSFPFSFAFSQTPDKKLSIAMTDGKRIKTYDYVLAGREKLKTPIGELQTLHLIKQRENDDDSRTELWLALDHHLLPVRLLVAEDGKPALDQVITKIRY; this is translated from the coding sequence ATGACCAACATCGTTGAATCCGTGATCGCAGTCTTGGTGCTTTCCGTAGCCGCGTTCGCGGCCGCGGCCAATTCGCCGGCCCCGAATCTGCCGGAAAAGATAAACCTCAGCTATGAAATCACCAGCGGCGGCGGTGTCGTCGGCGTGGCCGAGCAGACGGTTACGAGGGACGGCGCCGAATACGCGATCACCAACCAGATGACGCCGAAAGGCCTGCTCGCGCTGTTCAACAAGGACGCCATCGAGCAATCGAGCCGCGGCAGCATCACGGCGAACGGCTTGCGCCCCGAGGAATATCGCGACCGGCGCGGCGGCAAGGCGCCAACCGTGGCGACCTTCAACTGGGATGCGGCATCGCTCAACCTGCTGCGCCAAGGCCGCGAGACCAGACTGCCGCTCGAAAAAAACACGCTCGATCGTCTGAGCTTTCCTTTCAGCTTTGCCTTTTCGCAGACACCGGATAAAAAGCTTTCCATTGCGATGACCGACGGCAAGCGCATCAAGACTTACGACTATGTGCTCGCCGGGCGGGAAAAGCTGAAAACGCCGATCGGCGAATTGCAGACGCTGCATCTCATCAAGCAACGCGAAAACGACGACGACAGCCGCACCGAGCTGTGGCTCGCGCTCGATCATCATTTGTTGCCGGTGCGCCTCCTGGTCGCCGAGGATGGCAAGCCCGCGCTCGACCAGGTCATCACCAAGATCCGTTATTGA
- a CDS encoding RsmB/NOP family class I SAM-dependent RNA methyltransferase has protein sequence MRVTRHGLDTAVDALRAVLPLEKPADAVLHQFFRDHAKLSQNERGFIADAVFGVLRRRRLIDHLMLKAGQTKAAPGSKALHGPRHMILAWLAKVEGLNARELEPGLSESEAKWVANLKAVSLADLSLAEQAELPDWLSEKLSGFMNDDDIVSLGRGLMQPAPLDIRVNTLLAERDEVLRLLQADGLAAEPTPYSPIGIRVQGRPPLNRHPLFAAGKIEVQDESSQLIGFVLAPKRRSMVVDFCAGGGGKTLLLGAMMQSQGRLYALDVSEKRLANLKQRLKRSGLSNVHPQLIQNENDIKIKRLTGKIDSVLVDAPCSGVGTLRRNPDLKWRQSPAGLDELRDKQRAILQAASALLKKGGRLVYATCSFLPEENQDIVAAFLDRNSAFRLLGAAELLARNGIALDTGEYFQLLPHTHATDGFFAAALEKTD, from the coding sequence ATGCGCGTAACCCGTCACGGCCTTGATACCGCTGTCGATGCTCTGCGCGCGGTGCTGCCGCTCGAAAAGCCGGCCGACGCTGTTTTGCACCAGTTTTTTCGGGACCACGCGAAGCTGTCGCAGAACGAACGCGGATTCATCGCGGACGCTGTTTTCGGCGTGCTGCGCAGGCGCCGTCTGATCGATCATTTGATGCTCAAAGCCGGCCAGACAAAAGCGGCTCCCGGCAGCAAGGCGCTCCATGGTCCGCGTCATATGATTCTGGCGTGGCTGGCGAAGGTAGAGGGGTTGAATGCGCGCGAGCTCGAGCCGGGTCTCTCCGAATCGGAAGCGAAGTGGGTGGCGAATCTGAAAGCGGTCTCGCTTGCTGATCTGTCGCTCGCCGAGCAGGCCGAACTGCCCGACTGGCTGAGTGAAAAGCTTTCCGGCTTCATGAATGACGATGACATTGTTTCGCTCGGGCGCGGCTTGATGCAGCCGGCGCCGCTCGATATCCGCGTCAACACCCTGCTCGCCGAGCGCGACGAAGTGTTGCGGCTTTTGCAGGCCGACGGCCTGGCCGCTGAGCCGACGCCCTATTCGCCGATCGGCATCCGTGTCCAGGGCCGTCCGCCGCTCAATCGTCATCCGCTCTTTGCCGCGGGCAAAATCGAGGTTCAGGACGAGAGCAGTCAGTTGATCGGCTTCGTTCTAGCACCCAAACGCCGCAGCATGGTCGTCGATTTTTGCGCCGGCGGCGGCGGCAAAACCCTGCTGCTCGGCGCCATGATGCAGTCGCAGGGCCGGCTCTATGCGCTCGATGTTTCGGAGAAACGGCTGGCGAATCTCAAGCAGCGCTTGAAGCGATCCGGCTTGAGCAATGTGCATCCACAGTTGATCCAGAACGAAAACGATATCAAGATAAAACGGCTGACCGGCAAGATCGACAGCGTTCTGGTCGACGCGCCGTGCAGCGGCGTCGGAACGCTGCGACGCAATCCAGACTTAAAGTGGCGGCAATCGCCGGCCGGCCTCGATGAACTGCGCGACAAGCAGCGCGCCATTTTGCAGGCAGCGTCGGCGTTATTGAAAAAAGGTGGGCGACTGGTTTACGCGACGTGCAGTTTTCTGCCGGAAGAAAATCAGGACATCGTCGCCGCTTTTCTCGATCGCAATTCCGCTTTCCGGCTTCTTGGCGCAGCTGAACTGCTTGCGCGCAACGGCATCGCGCTCGATACCGGCGAATATTTTCAGTTACTGCCGCACACGCATGCGACCGACGGCTTCTTCGCGGCAGCGCTGGAAAAAACAGACTGA
- a CDS encoding phospholipase D family protein produces the protein MPRPLLAALILLNSLLTPLTAGALQPAPDADPRITSAGLIEYAFTPGDAADELIIKAIRNARRQILVQAFSFTHRRIANALIAAKRRGVDVQILADAGQVDKIRTSVIKDLAAAGLPVFLDSAHDSAHDKVMVIDAGGSETCLITGSYNFTHAAQFKNAENVLVIHGRAVLSDAYRDNWKRHRNHARFYRPASDKVR, from the coding sequence ATGCCCAGACCATTATTGGCGGCTTTAATCCTGCTGAACTCGCTACTCACGCCACTTACCGCCGGCGCTTTGCAACCGGCGCCGGACGCGGACCCCAGGATCACTTCGGCCGGCTTGATCGAATACGCGTTCACACCCGGCGATGCGGCCGATGAACTCATCATCAAGGCCATTCGCAATGCGCGCCGGCAAATCCTCGTGCAGGCCTTCAGCTTCACCCATCGCCGCATCGCCAATGCGCTGATCGCGGCAAAACGGCGCGGCGTAGACGTCCAGATTCTGGCCGATGCCGGACAAGTCGACAAGATTCGCACCAGTGTCATCAAGGATCTCGCTGCTGCCGGCTTGCCTGTTTTTCTCGATAGCGCGCACGATTCGGCGCACGATAAAGTGATGGTCATAGACGCTGGCGGCAGCGAAACTTGTTTGATCACCGGCAGCTACAACTTCACACACGCCGCGCAGTTCAAGAACGCCGAAAACGTACTCGTGATTCACGGCCGCGCCGTCCTGTCGGACGCCTATCGGGATAACTGGAAACGGCATCGCAACCATGCGCGCTTTTACCGCCCTGCCTCCGACAAGGTGCGGTAA
- a CDS encoding fatty acid desaturase — translation MLNGLIDLPWWGYIVVTLALTHITIAAVTIFLHRHQAHRALDLHPIVSHFFRFWLWLTTGMETKEWAAVHRKHHARCETPEDPHSPQVLGLRKVFWEGAELYKVESKNAETLERFGQGTPDDWIEHHLYAKHSVWGIAIMLIVDVVLFGPIGISMWGVQMLWIPVFAAGVVNGVGHYWGYRNFECDDAARNIVPWGILIGGEELHNNHHSYPTSARLSNKWYEFDIGWLYIRVMETVGLARVKKKAPQVRFNTMKTECDAETLQAVITHRYDVLAKYAKSLRRTCTEELVKLKQRASNSSLDLYAMKRWLHSDAKDLEAKERAEFDEALRHSKVLSTVYAMRQDLSALWQRSTASKEQLVSHLQDWCRRAEASGIAPLQEFSRKLRCYT, via the coding sequence GTGCTGAATGGATTGATCGATCTACCGTGGTGGGGCTACATCGTCGTGACGCTCGCGCTAACCCATATCACGATCGCGGCTGTTACGATTTTTTTGCACCGCCATCAGGCACACCGCGCGCTCGATCTGCACCCGATTGTCAGCCATTTCTTCCGTTTCTGGCTGTGGTTGACAACCGGCATGGAAACCAAGGAATGGGCGGCGGTGCACCGCAAACACCACGCTAGATGCGAAACACCGGAAGATCCGCACAGTCCGCAAGTGCTCGGCTTGCGCAAGGTTTTTTGGGAAGGCGCCGAGCTGTACAAAGTCGAATCGAAGAATGCGGAAACCCTGGAGCGCTTCGGTCAGGGCACACCGGACGACTGGATCGAGCACCATCTTTATGCCAAGCATAGCGTGTGGGGAATTGCGATCATGCTGATCGTCGATGTCGTCCTGTTCGGTCCGATCGGCATCAGCATGTGGGGCGTCCAGATGCTGTGGATCCCCGTGTTCGCGGCTGGCGTCGTCAATGGCGTCGGCCATTATTGGGGCTACCGCAATTTCGAATGCGACGATGCGGCGCGCAACATCGTGCCCTGGGGTATCTTGATCGGCGGCGAAGAGCTGCACAACAACCATCATTCGTACCCGACGTCGGCTCGGCTGTCGAACAAATGGTATGAATTCGACATCGGCTGGCTGTACATTCGCGTGATGGAAACGGTCGGGTTGGCGCGCGTCAAGAAAAAAGCGCCGCAGGTCCGCTTCAATACGATGAAAACCGAATGCGACGCTGAAACCTTGCAGGCAGTGATTACGCATCGCTACGACGTGCTGGCGAAATACGCGAAATCTTTGCGCCGCACCTGCACTGAGGAACTCGTCAAACTGAAGCAGCGCGCTTCGAATTCGAGCCTTGACCTGTATGCCATGAAGCGCTGGCTGCATAGCGATGCGAAGGACCTTGAAGCGAAAGAACGCGCCGAATTCGACGAGGCTTTGCGCCACAGCAAAGTACTGTCGACGGTCTATGCGATGCGGCAGGATCTGTCCGCGCTATGGCAACGGTCTACGGCGAGCAAGGAGCAACTCGTCAGCCATCTTCAGGACTGGTGCCGGCGCGCCGAAGCGAGCGGCATCGCACCGCTGCAGGAGTTTTCCAGGAAGCTGCGCTGCTACACGTGA
- the rpmG gene encoding 50S ribosomal protein L33, which translates to MRDKIKLESTAGTGHFYTTTKNKRTMPEKMEISKYDPVVRKHVKYKETKLK; encoded by the coding sequence ATGCGCGACAAGATCAAGCTCGAATCAACCGCGGGCACCGGGCATTTTTATACGACGACCAAGAACAAACGCACGATGCCGGAGAAGATGGAAATCAGTAAATACGATCCGGTCGTGCGCAAGCACGTCAAATACAAGGAAACGAAATTGAAGTGA
- the rpmB gene encoding 50S ribosomal protein L28, producing MARICEVTGKKPLTGNHVSHANNRTKRRFLPNLQNRRFWVEGENRWVSLRLSTAGLRTIDKNGIDAVLADMRARGEKI from the coding sequence ATGGCGCGAATTTGTGAAGTAACCGGCAAAAAACCTTTGACCGGCAATCATGTTTCGCACGCGAATAACAGGACCAAGCGGCGCTTTCTGCCGAATCTGCAGAACCGTAGATTCTGGGTCGAAGGCGAAAATCGCTGGGTCAGCTTGCGCCTGTCGACTGCAGGCTTGCGTACGATAGACAAAAACGGCATAGACGCCGTGCTCGCCGACATGCGGGCGCGCGGCGAGAAAATCTAA
- a CDS encoding AhpC/TSA family protein, whose protein sequence is MTEKLKSGERLPDVTVSRLGGGDLRLGEPVDDHGWQMVVVYRGKHCPICKTYLAELERTAPKFAKAGVGVIAVSGDPEDRARAFTDEIGVTFPVGYGLTVDQMKVLGLYVSEPRSEKETYRPFAEPGVFVINADGLLQVVDISNAPFARPDLAGLAKGLKFVRDNDYPIRGQLAA, encoded by the coding sequence ATGACTGAAAAACTCAAATCCGGCGAACGCCTTCCCGATGTCACCGTGTCGCGCCTCGGCGGCGGCGATCTGCGGCTGGGCGAGCCCGTGGACGATCATGGCTGGCAGATGGTGGTGGTCTATCGCGGCAAGCACTGCCCGATCTGCAAGACCTACCTTGCGGAGCTCGAGCGCACCGCGCCTAAATTCGCCAAGGCGGGCGTCGGCGTCATCGCGGTTTCCGGCGATCCCGAGGATCGGGCGCGCGCCTTCACTGACGAGATCGGCGTGACATTTCCCGTCGGTTACGGCCTGACTGTGGATCAGATGAAGGTCCTCGGTCTTTATGTCTCGGAGCCGCGCTCGGAAAAGGAAACCTACCGCCCCTTCGCGGAACCCGGGGTGTTCGTGATCAACGCCGACGGCCTGCTTCAGGTCGTGGACATTTCGAACGCGCCCTTCGCCCGGCCCGACCTCGCGGGCCTCGCCAAGGGGCTGAAGTTCGTCCGCGACAATGACTATCCGATCCGCGGCCAACTGGCGGCCTGA
- a CDS encoding 3-hydroxybutyrate dehydrogenase codes for MKLNGNVCVVTGGASGIGLETAKCFARAGGKVVIADIDLDAAKEAAKALGDGHMGVDMDVTDPNAVEQGIDKVLKAYGRVDVLLSNAGIQMVKRIEEFTFDEWRKVVSIHLDGAFLTSKAVLPQMYKQGSGTILYMGSVHSQEASALKAPYVAAKHGILGLARTIAKEGGEKGVRTNVICPGFVKTPLVEKQIPEQAKDLGISEEDVVNKVMLGETVDKEFTTVEDVAHTALFLATFPSNALTGQSIVVSHGWRMD; via the coding sequence ATGAAACTCAATGGAAATGTCTGCGTCGTCACCGGCGGCGCGAGCGGCATCGGCCTCGAGACCGCCAAATGCTTCGCCAGAGCGGGCGGCAAGGTGGTGATCGCCGACATCGACCTCGACGCGGCGAAGGAAGCCGCAAAGGCGCTCGGCGACGGGCACATGGGCGTCGACATGGACGTGACCGACCCGAACGCCGTGGAGCAGGGTATCGACAAGGTGCTCAAAGCCTATGGACGGGTGGACGTCCTGCTCTCGAATGCCGGCATCCAGATGGTGAAGCGGATCGAGGAATTTACCTTCGACGAATGGCGCAAGGTTGTTTCCATCCACCTCGACGGCGCATTCCTGACATCGAAGGCGGTGCTGCCGCAGATGTACAAGCAGGGCTCGGGCACCATCCTTTACATGGGGTCGGTCCACTCGCAGGAAGCATCGGCGCTCAAGGCGCCCTATGTCGCCGCGAAACACGGCATCCTCGGTCTCGCGCGGACCATCGCCAAGGAAGGCGGCGAAAAAGGTGTGCGCACCAACGTGATATGCCCGGGTTTCGTGAAGACGCCACTGGTGGAAAAGCAGATCCCCGAACAGGCGAAGGATCTCGGCATCTCCGAGGAGGATGTCGTCAACAAGGTCATGCTGGGCGAGACGGTGGACAAGGAATTCACCACGGTCGAGGACGTGGCGCACACCGCGCTGTTCCTTGCCACCTTCCCCAGCAACGCGCTGACCGGGCAAAGCATCGTGGTCAGCCACGGCTGGCGGATGGACTGA